Proteins co-encoded in one Fusarium fujikuroi IMI 58289 draft genome, chromosome FFUJ_chr06 genomic window:
- a CDS encoding related to zinc finger protein, with protein MSGMRSPAPTEVMDITNMLNKKGQMQQLTSGLLDHQQYQHAFVKHEPGMERSASPHGSEHSQYSNPHSIARAYPSPSTMQAPMHMPNPMSAAMTMQGYPEMPNMGGMPHMHMQQMPQQPPPPPQQPIKAYPCSTCGKGFARRSDLARHERIHSGVRPHVCDWPQCGKQFIQRSALTVHQRVHTGEKPHHCETCAKPFSDSSSLARHRRTHSGKRPYKCPYADCQKTFTRRTTLTRHQNHHSGTIEEAAAATAAALAASKSKGLSQARSESDHMSNHGSPLTTPSPSQRTMSMSPSVDLSGNNSIPRHPGDFQYLSQNGSLPMHMRVGSPTSTSSGGFNMMRPTSHPTSYGPPPTLEPNLDNSQGTPSSNGGSPHMANVGWQSPSHMASPSQNNASYVYPDPADAYPANQAMNQMYYSAATHMRRPQSTEPGLVVL; from the exons ATGAGCGGCATGCGATCACCAGCTCCTACGGAGGTTATggacatcaccaacatgcTCAATAAGAAAGGTCAAATGCAACAACTTACTTCCGGTCTCCTCGATCACCAACAATACCAACACGCCTTCGTTAAGCACGAACCTGGTATGGAGCGATCAGCCTCTCCTCACGGCTCTGAGCACTCGCAATACTCCAACCCTCACAGTATCGCCCGAGCCTACCCATCGCCATCCACGATGCAAGCGCCGATGCATATGCCGAACCCTATGTCCGCCGCCATGACAATGCAAGGCTATCCCGAGATGCCCAACATGGGAGGCATGCCTCACATGCACATGCAACAGATGCCTCAACAACCcccgcctcctcctcagcagcccaTCAAGGCTTATCCTTGCAGTACCTGTGGCAAGGGATTCGCTCGACGCAGTGATCTTGCTCGCCACG AGCGCATTCACAGCGGAGTTCGACCACATGTTTGCGACTGGCCCCAATGTGGAAAGCAATTCATTCAAAGATCTGCCTTGACTGTGCACCAGCGCGTGCATACCGGAGAGAAGCCTCACCACTGTGAGACTTGCGCAAAG CCCTTCAGCGACAGCAGCTCTCTTGCCCGACATCGCAGGACTCATTCTGGGAAGCGTCCCTACAAATGCCCCTACGCTGATTGTCAGAAGACATTCACTCGCCGCACCACCCTCACCCGCCATCAGAACCACCACAGCGGGACCatcgaggaggctgctgctgcgaccgctgctgctcttgctgcgTCAAAGTCGAAGGGCTTGTCACAGGCTCGGTCTGAAAGCGACCACATGTCTAACCATGGCTCGCCCTTGACGACCCCTTCTCCTAGTCAGCGAACTATGTCTATGTCGCCCAGTGTCGATCTGTCTGGTAACAACAGCATCCCTCGCCACCCTGGTGACTTCCAGTACCTGTCACAGAATGGTTCTCTGCCCATGCACATGCGTGTTGGCAGCCCTACCTCCACCTCATCTGGCGGTTTCAATATGATGCGACCTACCTCGCATCCCACTAGCTATGGACCTCCTCCTACTCTGGAGCCTAACCTGGATAACAGCCAGGGTACGCCCAGCAGCAATGGTGGAAGCCCTCACATGGCCAATGTTGGCTGGCAGTCTCCCTCGCACATGGCCTCGCCCTCGCAGAACAACGCCAGCTATGTTTATCCTGACCCTGCGGATGCGTATCCTGCCAACCAAGCCATGAACCAAATGTATTATAGTGCCGCTACGCACATGCGCCGACCCCAGAGCACTGAACCTGGACTG GTCGTCTTGTGA